The region AGGTGCATAGTTTCTGTCCATACCCAGAAGCAGTTGGTGGCAGTCATAGTAGAAAGTGGGTGTTTGTCTTACATCTCATTAAAAATTACAGTACTTCAAGAAGTTAGTATAGCTGTACATCAGGCTTTCCAAAGAGGAACATAGTACTAATAAATTTAGTTTAAGAAGCTTGTGTGTTCTGTTTTTCCTTCTAAATGAACTATGTCTTCATTGTAAGCTGTCTAGAATTCTTCATGCTCTCATTTTATACCTGTGTTTCTTGattcctcctccacctttatGGTGAAAGTGCAGAGTCTGGTGCTCAAACTTAGTCCCAGAGCATGTATGATCTAGGAGTAGCTACGATACAAGTGCTGTGAAATCACTGGCTCTTATGGTCAAGTTCCATTATGACCTTAAATCTTCATAAAGCTTTTAAGTTTCATAATTAGGAGCTCAGCAATAATACAACTGATCccaaagtatttcatttttagGAATGGACGTATATGGCTACTTACTGGCACGTGATGGTCGACTGGAGGATGTGGAGAACTTGGGCTGCCGTCTTTTCAATATCTCTGATCAGCATGCAGAACCGTGGGTGGTGTCAGGGTAACTTCCACTTACTTTTCACTTCCTCGCATCCCTGGGCTCCTTAGCTAACCTGTGTTAGGAGCTTGAACGTGTTTGGGGCAATGTGTTCAGGTTTCATTAGTTTGGAAGCTGTACTTATTTTGTGAGTCTGCTGTTCTGTTTAAACATTTAGTTCTTGGTCTAACTTTAAAATATCTTGCTAGAAATACATATTACATTTTTCAATCCTTTTCTGGCTGTAGTTAAACACCTTGGAGTTGTTGGGTCTATCAGATAACCAATGTTGCTGTAACTAAGTACCTGAATCACCAATTTTGTTAAAGGCTAATAAGCATCCTATTTTGTTAATGTCTTTTAAAGTAACTTTGCATACTGTAAATCCATcagttccttttcttttcagctttCCATGAATGACTTTTGGTAGTGCACACTTACCACCATTGCTCTTCTTTTTGTAGGTGTCACAGTTTCTACAGTAAGCGATACTCCCGGGCCTTGTATTTAGGAGCCAAAGCTATTCAGCTGAATAGTAATAGTGTTCAAGCTTTGCTGCTGAAAGGGGCTGCTCTTAGAAATATGGGACGAGTACAAGAAGCAATTATACATTTCCGAGAAGCAATACGCCTTGCACCTTGCAGGCTTGACTGTTATGAAGGCAAGTAAAGTACAATGACTATTGTATACAACTTTGATAGGGCTCTGGTGTACGATGTTGTCATGGTATAGGAAGAGTATAAATTGCCTCCCAGAGTTCCCTGCAGGTGAAGTAATATTGCTTATTACCTAGTAGGTTAATTAATTATATTGAAAAACCCACTAAATAGAGCTGGAAAtagggagaagagggggaaataTTAGACATTAAACGCGTGCTTGTTAAACAAAAATAGCTGAATTTGATGTACTGAGAAGCATGCTTATTAAATTCTGATAGAGTCCCTGTACACAGATTATTAGTGTGCCAGTgtataaatattttcttctttttggtcTTCAGGTCTCATTGATTGTTATCTGGCATCCAACAGTATCCGTGAAGCAATGGTTATGGCTAACAATGTGTACAAAACCCTGGGAGCAAATGCACAGACGCTTACTCTGTTAGCAACAGTCTGTCTTGAAGATCCAGTCACACAAGAGAAAGCAAAAACCTTATTAGATAAGGCACTGACACAGAGACCAGATTACATTAAAGCTGTGGTAAAAAAAGCGGAGCTTCTTAGtaagtttggtttgtttgtttttttcttcttttgagatGTCTCTTCCTTGTCCAGTTTATTTGAATAATTTCTTACATGAAAGTGAGTGTTCCACAAAGTCGCTAATATGAAAAACACTATACAAATGTTACAGCCAAAGACTAATCAGTTCTGTGTAAAAGAGAAATCGCAGGATGCCATAAGATATGAATTGCTTAGATATTACCATGATTGGCCCTATAGTAATACTTCAGATGGAAGAAATTATAACTTGCTAATTATTTAAGAGATGATCATGTATGCATTGATTTGGTTTAAAATATAACACTAAGAGCAAGAACTACATTTTAGAAGATTTAATCATCACCAACTGCAGATGGTTTTAGGAATAAAGATGAAGATTGTGATTAGTGTATTACATATTAAAGTTATTTTGTGGAAGATCTATCTAAACCATTAATAGAACTGTAGCTCTGCGTGTCAACAGGTAGAGAACAGAAATATGAAGATGGAATAGCTTTGTTGAGGAATGCACTGGCCAATCAAAGTGACTGTGTTCTGCATCGAATACTGGGTGACTTTCTTGTAGCAGTCAGTGAATATCAAGAAGCCATGGACCAGTACAGTATTGCCCTAAGGTAAAACTTGTAGACACTTGAGTTTGCTGTATGCTTCTTAGAAACTAAAAATTGCATGGCTGCTGAAAGATGGCTTAGTGGCACATCTTCAGTCACTTTTGTGTGGGGGGCAGTGGGTTAGTTTGTTTGATTTCTCCCCCCTCAGCACATACACTCTTATCAGTGAATTTGGGATTGTCTACAGTGGCACAACTGCACTGCTCTAGCTGTACTGTTGTagtacttcagtgtagacactactgaTGCTGACATGTGAGGGGTTCTTCAATCAGCTTaccactgtctacacagggattaggtcagcttaactacgccGCTCAGGgctgtgcatttttcacaccacCTGAGGAATATAGTTAAGACAACTTGATTTTTCTAGTGGAGACCATGTCTTACTCTTTGTGTCTTATGTAATGCAATTCCCAATTCAAAGTCTCAAGGACAAAACTTTACAATCGTAAACTTGTGTTAATGTTAAGTATGTTACCAGGCAGTCAATTGCTAGACCAATAAGGATTAAGGCATGGATTTGTTTATAATTTCTTAAACTGTTCTATACTCTGTCAGGCACCTTGGGCTCCACCTTTAGGCtggaaggtgctatataaatgtaagggATTAACTAAGTTCAAATGGAAAGGTTTTGAATTCAACTGAATCAACGTTTCTTCTTACAATAAAACAGGTCCCTCAAACTCAAATAGAAAAGAATTATTTCAAACTTGGGTAAAATTTAGCATGTTTCAGAATAAGATTCCATATTTCCTAATAAAAAATCTTATgttctctgtatttttaaaagttaaataccTATCTTGACTGCAAGACCTTGTTATACACACAGTAAACTGTAAGGTCTGGTAGGTTGGCTATTTTTGCctggatggaggtgggggaaacaGTGTTTTTAGTGCTAGTCGCTTAAATTGCATTTATCTGTCTTCTGCTGCTTTAGTTAGTGTTTCCTAGAAGAATTGTGTAAGCTTCGTTGAGAGGCTCATGGAGTTCAGACAAGTGCATTCTCAAAGGTTAGGAATTTGTATATTGGTGTTAATTGTGTGCTTTCATCTTTTGTCAAATGGTTATTACGTCAGTCTGAGGTAAAGTTGCAACATCTTTGAGTTTAAATATCAGTAGCAGTAAACAGGAAGTGGAGGAAGCAAGATGGAGATGTTTTGATTAGACATATTTCTAATgtttgggtttcagagtagcagccgtgttagtctgtattcgcaaaaagaaaaggagtacttgtggcatcttagagactaaccaatttatttgagcataagctttcgtgagcatccgatgaagtgagctgtagctcacaaaagcttgcgctcaaataaattggttagactctaaggtgccacaagtcctccttttcttttttctaatgttTACTGCCTTAAGTTTGAGTTAATCCTTTTTTCTCCCCCAGCTTGGATCCCAATGATCAGAAGTCTTTAGAAGGAATGCAGAAAATGGAAAAAGAGGAGAGTCCAACAGATGCAACCCAGGAGGAGGATGTGGATGACATGGAGGGAAGTGGAGAAGAAGGGGATTTGGAGGGCAGTGATAGTGAAGCAGCACA is a window of Eretmochelys imbricata isolate rEreImb1 chromosome 15, rEreImb1.hap1, whole genome shotgun sequence DNA encoding:
- the ANAPC7 gene encoding anaphase-promoting complex subunit 7 isoform X2; translation: MALQQKKALSKTSKVRPSTGNAAATPQSQCLPSEIEVKYKMAECYTMLKQDKDAIAILDGIPSRQRTPKINMMLANLYKKAGQERSSVTSYKEVLRQCPLALDAILGLLSLSVKGAEVASMTMNVIQSIPNLDWLSVWIKAYAFVHTGDNTRAINTICSLEKKSLLRDNVDLLGSLADLYFRAGDNKNSILKFEQAQMLDPYLIKGMDVYGYLLARDGRLEDVENLGCRLFNISDQHAEPWVVSGCHSFYSKRYSRALYLGAKAIQLNSNSVQALLLKGAALRNMGRVQEAIIHFREAIRLAPCRLDCYEGLIDCYLASNSIREAMVMANNVYKTLGANAQTLTLLATVCLEDPVTQEKAKTLLDKALTQRPDYIKAVVKKAELLSREQKYEDGIALLRNALANQSDCVLHRILGDFLVAVSEYQEAMDQYSIALSLDPNDQKSLEGMQKMEKEESPTDATQEEDVDDMEGSGEEGDLEGSDSEAAQWADQEQWFGMQ